One Onychostoma macrolepis isolate SWU-2019 chromosome 15, ASM1243209v1, whole genome shotgun sequence DNA segment encodes these proteins:
- the phykpl gene encoding 5-phosphohydroxy-L-lysine phospho-lyase: protein MALEVFHKDETLQMRRKLIGQSCRLFFSHDPVKIVRARGQYLYDENGMQYLDCISNVQHVGHCHPSITQAAAAQMDLLNSNTRFLHDNIVLYADRLAATLPKKLCVFYFVNSGSEANDLALRLARQYTQHQDVIVLDHAYHGHLTTLIDISPYKFRKLEGQKEWVHVAPLPDTYHGIYREDHPDPGQAYADTVKSLIEEAHKKGHKISSFFAESLPSVGGQIIFPNGYCKRVAEYVHEAGGVYVADEIQTGFGRVGNHFWAFQLQGEDFCPDIVTMGKPIGNGHPIACVATTEEIAAAFTANGVEYFNTFGGNPVSCAIGLAVLDVIEKEDLRGNAVRVGGHLKQLLLQLQTKHSLIGDVRGVGLFIGMELVKDKASRKPASEEAAHLVRRLKKERIVISTDGPWDSVIKFKPPMCFSIEDAERVCICIDQILGELEDTHQKENCRS from the exons ATGGCTCTGGAAGTTTTTCATAAAGATGAGACTTTGCAAATGCGCAGGAAGCTGATTGG GCAGTCCTGCAGACTCTTTTTCTCCCATGATCCCGTGAAAATAGTGAGAGCACGGGGTCAATATTTATATGATGAGAATGGCATGCAGTACTTAGATTGCATTAGTAATGTTCAACATG TGGGACACTGTCACCCCAGCATCACTCAGGCCGCTGCTGCTCAGATGGATCTTCTTAATTCAAACACTAGATTCCTCCATGATAATATAGTTCTGTATGCAGATCGGCTGGCTGCCACTCTGCCGAAGAAACTTTgtgtcttttattttgtcaaCTCAGG ATCAGAGGCTAATGATCTTGCCTTGAGACTGGCCCGTCAGTATACCCAACATCAGGATGTGATTGTGCTAGATCA TGCATATCATGGACATCTCACCACACTCATCGACATCAGCCCGTACAAGTTCCGGAAATTGGAGGGCCAAAAAGAGTGGGTGCATGTG GCACCTCTTCCTGATACATACCACGGTATCTACCGAGAAGATCATCCTGACCCAGGACAGGCTTATGCAGACACTGTGAAAAGTCTTATTGAAGAGGCACATAAGAAAGGCCACAAG ATTTCATCTTTTTTTGCTGAGTCTTTACCCAGTGTTGGTGGCCAGATCATTTTCCCAAATGGTTATTGTAAAAGAGTAGCAGA ATACGTTCATGAAGCAGGAGGAGTTTATGTGGCAGATGAGATTCAGACTGGCTTTGGTCGTGTTGGGAATCATTTCTGGGCTTTTCAGCTTCAAGGTGAAGACTTCTGCCCTGACATTGTGACAATGGGCAAACCAATTGGCAATGGTCATCCTATTGCGTGTGTGGCCACTACAGAGGAAATAGCTGCTGCTTTCACAGCTAATGGTGTGGAGTACTTCAACACA TTTGGTGGTAACCCAGTATCATGTGCCATTGGTCTGGCAGTGTTGGATGTTATAGAGAAAGAAGACCTCAGAGGCAATGCTGTGCGTGTCGGAGGTCATCTTAAACAGCTCCTCCTTCAACTTCAGACAAAACATTCACTCATCGGAGATGTGCG TGGTGTTGGACTGTTTATAGGTATGGAGCTAGTTAAAGACAAAGCGTCCAGAAAACCAGCATCAGAAGAAGCAGCACATCTTGTACGAAG GCTGAAAAAGGAGCGTATAGTTATCAGCACTGATGGACCGTGGGACAGTGTCATCAAATTCAAACCTCCAATGTGCTTCAGTATTGAGGATGCTGAGAGAGTCTGTATATGCATTGACCAAATTCTCGGAG